One genomic region from Gossypium hirsutum isolate 1008001.06 chromosome D13, Gossypium_hirsutum_v2.1, whole genome shotgun sequence encodes:
- the LOC107919442 gene encoding cytochrome P450 CYP749A22-like — MAKLKTITMIINETLRLCPPISGMIRKVGREVRLGTLVLPTHSRVDMRIIALHHDPDLWGDDVDLFKPERFAEG; from the exons ATGGCCAAATTAAAGACG ATTACCATGATTATCAATGAAACTTTACGGCTCTGTCCTCCTATAAGTGGCATGATAAGAAAAGTAGGAAGAGAAGTCCGATTAGGAACACTTGTCCTGCCTACTCATTCACGGGTCGACATGCGAATCATAGCACTTCACCATGATCCTGACTTATGGGGAGATGATGTTGATCTTTTCAAACCAGAGAGGTTTGCTGAGGGATAG